The sequence TGCTCGATACGGGCTTGCATTTCCTGCTCTTCGGCCACGGCTTCGGCCCGCTTGCTTTCGGCGTTGGCTCGTGCGACTGCGGTATCCGCCTCGGCTTGATCGGCCTGCAGGCGAGCACCGATATTAGCCCCAACATCAATGTCGGCGATGTCAATGGAGACGATTTCAAACGCGGTTTGGGAGTCCAGTTTTTTGGCCAAGACCGTTTTGCTGATGACATCGGGGTTTTCTAAGACCGCTTTGTGATTGGCAGCGCTGCCGATCGCGCTAACGATCCCTTCACCGACCCGAGCGATAATCGTTTCCTCGGTCGCCCCGCCGATCAACTGCTGCAAATTAGCACGCACGGTCACGCGCGCTTTGACTTTCAACTGGATACCGTCTCGCGCGACTGAATCGAGCGACGGTTTTGCCGAACCGCGTGGAGGGCAATCGATGACTTTGGGGTAGACGCTCGTCTGCACGGATTCGAGGACATCCCGCCCTGCCAGGTCGATCGCCGTGGCTTCGCGAAAAGTGAGCGAGATCGTTTTGGCCTTTTTGGCGGCAATCAACGCCCGGATCACTTGCTGCACATTCCCGCCGGCGAGGTAGTGTGCCTCCAGGGCGCCGCCGGTCAATTCAGGATCGTCGAGCCCGGCTTGGGTCGCCATGATTTTGGCCCTCACAATCGCCCGACTGTTGACTTTGCGAAAGCTCATCGCGATGAGGTCGGAGAAACCGATGTTGGACTTCGTAAGCACCGACTGGATCCAAAGACCAAAGTATTTCGCGAAGACGAAAAATACTAATAGAATCAGGACAAAGACGAGCAGAGCACCGATCAATACAAGCGTATTGAAATTGCCCAACCCCGCACCAAGGGTGAAATTCCAGTCGAGGGTTGGCAGGAGAGGGTTCATGGAGATTCTCAGAGACACGTGCGGGTGAGGGAGGTCGAGTGGCGGTTCCTTCGCTCAGCCATTGTAACATCGGCAGGACCGGAATTGACGGCAGGTCCGTGAAATAAAACGAGACCGTGGGGCGACGTGGTCGGTCACGCTGTGGCTGTGCGGTGACTTCCCAGCCGTTATACTCCTGCCCTGTATCGAGCCGCCGGGCTCGAGGTATTGAAACGAACAACCTGAGCGAAGTGAGCAAAAAAGATGGCGAAGCGACCCCTGAATGTTGGTTTGATTGGCGGCGGCGGCGGTGCTTTTATCGTCCAGCCTCACCAACGTGCGATCCATTTCGATGGCACCCGACGGGTGACGGTTGCGGCGCTCCACCCCGACGCCAAAATTGCCCAGTCCGAAGCGGCTGCCTGGGACTACCCTATCAAGGGCTACGACAGTTACGACGAAATGATTGAGCAGGAGTCTGCCAAACCGATCGGCGAGCGGATTGATTATGCGCTGATCGTTACGCCCAACCACGTTCATTTTGATCCGGCGATCAAATGCGTGCGAGCTGGCATTCCCGTGTTCTGCGAAAAACCGCTGACGATCAATTTGGACGAAGCCAAACAGCTCGTCGCTGCGGTCAAGGAAGCCCAGGTGCCTTTCGCCGTCTCGCACACCTATCTCGGTCACTGGACGAGCCGCTTCTCACGGTTCATCGTCACCAGTGGTCTGCTCGGCGACGTGCGCTGGGTCGACTCGTACTACCTGCAGGGGTGGTTGGCCGAACGGACCGAAGACTCAGGCAACGCGCAGGCCGAGTGGCGTGTCGACCCCAAGAAATCGGGCGCGAGCTTGTGCGGCGGAGATATCGGCACCCACGCGTTGATGCAGCTCCGCTACGTCACCGGATTGAATGTGGACCGAGTGCAAGCACACCTGGAAACTTACGTGAAAGGCCGGATGCTCGACGATCACTTCACCAGCTACGTTGAATTGTCCAACGGTGGCAAAGGTATCGTCCGCGCTTCGCAAATCGCGATCGGCCACAAGAATGATCTCGGTATCGAAGTCAACGGTACCAAGGGCACGCTGTCATGGCGTCAGGAGTTCCCCGAGGAAGTGAAAATCCAACTGCCGGGACAGCCCGATCGCACCTATTTCCGTGGAGCAGTTTCAGCCAACGACGGCTTCTTGGGCGATTTGCCCGAAGACCTGATGGCCGAACCCAACGTCCCCGCAGGGCACCCCGAAGCGTTCCACGACGCCTTCGCGAGACTGCACCGCTGCTTCGAAGCCGACGTGCGGCTGTACAACGATGGGAAACCATTTGACTGCGATGGCAGCAAATATGCCAACATCGACGACGGCTACACCGGCATGGCATTCATCGAAGCGGCCGTGAAAAGCTCGAAAGACGGCAACGTTTGGGTGCAGATGTAAAGCTGGCCGTGTCGCCGGAGATCGTCGCGCCGGAGGCCCGCTCTCCTCGTACCGTTCGATACCGCCGCATGTAGCCTGGAGCAACCGCCCCAGGCTATTTGCTTAGATCCTAACAGCGTCGCAGGGGCTCGCCGGTTGGTTTGGTTCGAGCCCTGGCGCCGTTGGCGTACAGGAACTGCAACCTGCTCAGGCAGTTTCAGCCATATCCCGAGCGTGGTAGCTGCTGCGGACAAACGGGCCGGAGGCGACTTTCAGAAAACCCATTTCTTTCGCGAGCTCGGCGATTTCGTCGAATTCCTCTGGCGGAACGTACCGGACGACCGGCAGATATTTCTCACCGGGCTGGAGATATTGGCCGAGGGTGAGGAAATCGACGCCGTACTCGCGAAGATCTGCCAATGCGTCGAGGAGTTCGCCGCGTTCTTCGCCCATGCCGAGCATCAGCCCGCTCTTGGTTTTGACAGTCGCGTCGTATTTTTTTACTTCCCGCATCATTTGCAGTGTCCAGGCGTAATCGCTCTTTGGACCCCGAACACGGCGGTACAGTCGTGGGACCGTTTCCATATTGTGGTTAAAAACGTCTGGGCGAGCTTCGATCACGCGCCCGAGAGCGTCTTTGCACTGCACGAAATCAGGTGTCAGGACCTCGGTCGTCGCCCCTGTCCGTTCACGGACGGCGATGACGCAGCGGTAGAAGTGGTCCGCTCCGCCGTCGGGCAGGTCGTCCCGCGTGACACTGGTGATGACCACATGCTTCAGCCCCAGCCGGGCGGCCGCTTCGGCAACTCTCGCGGGTTCGTCCTCGGCAGGAGCCTGCGGCGGGCGTCCACGATTTACCGCACAAAAGCCACAAGGACGCGTACAGACGTTCCCCAGGATCATGAATGTTGCGGTTTGTTGGCTATAACACTCCATCCGATTGGGGCATTTGGCGTTTTCACAAACGGTCTCCAGCCCCAGTTCGTCCATCAGCTGGTCGGTGAGGTGATTCGAATTGGATTTCGGAATCGGACGTTTGAGCCAACGGGGCAATCGACCCGTAGCGCTGACGGACGTGCCTTCGGGCATCTCGGGTTCAGAGACTACTGGCAATCGAAAAGCCATCGGTACTTTCACGTTCAAAATCAGGAAAAATTTTCGCGACCAAGCCGTATTGTAGTCGCCCCAGCAAAATCTCACCATTGCTGGGTCTTCCCTTTACCTCGCCCGCGATACAATGCCTGCCATGTCGAAGTCCAAAACAAAATCGCACAAGACCTCACTGACCGCTGCGGGCAGGAAAGACGCCGATACGAAGTCCAAGAAAAAAGCGGGCGGGAAGGCTGCCGGTAAGCAGGCGGCTCCGTCGACCACGCCTGTCGCGGAAAATCGCAAGGCCAAGTTTCGCTATGAAATCCTGGATTCCATCGAATGCGGCATGATGCTCAAGGGCAGCGAGGTGAAGTCCATGCGAGATGGCAAGCTATCCCTTGACGAAGCGCATATCCGCGTCACCAATGGAGAACTGTGGTTGGTGGGTGCCGACCTGGCCCAGTACACCAATGCCGGGCTGTGGAATCACGATCCACGTCGCGCCCGGAAATTGCTGGTCCACCAGCGAGAGTTCAATAAATTTTCAGGACGCGCTTTCGAACGTGGGCTGACACTGATTCCCCTGCGGGTTTATTTCAACGATCGAGGGATCGCCAAGTGTGTGATGGGGTTGGTCAAAGGTAAGAAAACCCAAGACAAACGCGAAACGCTCAAAAAACGTGACACCGAAATGGGACTGAAGCGTGCCATGCGACGTCGCTAGGTCCCTGAGGGCAGGCGCCGGGCCTGTCATCGAACCCATCCCGCTCCTCTGTGAGATTGTCCGACTCGATGTTATCTATTGTCGACCTGATCAAAAAATTTCAACAGCCCGGCGGCGGTGAGCTGACCGTGCTCGATGTGCCGAAGTTTGAAATGACCCGTGGCGAACAGGTCGCATTGATTGGCGAGAGTGGCGGTGGCAAGACGACGCTGCTGCACTTGATCGCCGGCATGCTGACGGCCACCTCCGGCTCGATTCGTGTCGATAATCTGGAATTGACGAAGCTGAGCGAACAGGGCCGCGATCGATTTCGCGCCGCCACTATCGGATACGTTTTTCAAACCTTCAATCTCCTGCCGGCATTCTCGGCAATTGAAAACGTCAAGCTCGGCATGACGTTCGGTCATGGCGGTGTCGACGGCGCTCGGGCGCTGGATCTGCTCGAGCGCGTGGGGCTCGCCGACCGCGCCCACTACCGACCCAAGCAATTGTCCGTCGGCCAGCAGCAGCGAGTGGCCATTGCCCGCGCACTGGCGGGACAACCCAAGTTGCTGCTCGCCGACGAACCGACCGCCAATGTCGATCCCGCCAGTGCGGATGCTGTGCTGGATTTGATCATCGAGTCATGCCGTCAAGATTCAATCGCATTGTTGATGGTCACCCATAGTATGGACGTCGCCGACCGTTTCAGCCGCGTCGATCGGCTCGAAGACATCAATCGTATCGCTGCCCTTCACCAACATCCGGCTTCATGAATCTCCTGTTCATCGCATGGCGTAATTTTCGTTACCGTGCCCTCTCAAGTTTTTTGACCACCCTGTCGCTGATGCTCGGCGTCGGATTGGTGGTGATGGTGATGGCGATTTATGGCATCATCAGTGAAGCCTTCGTGCGGAACGCTTCGGTCGGCTACAACTTGGTCGTCGGACCGCCCGGCAGCGCCCTGCAGCTCACCCTCAACAGCGTTTACTACCTCAGCCAGCCGATTGAGAACCTGCCGTACACCGAGTACATGGAGTTCTTTCCGCAGGAACAGCGGGCGGAGATGGTACGAGAGTACGGCGGCGATCCGGCCTTGGGTGAGCGCGACGGTGTGTATGCGGGATACGTCGCCGGTGGATACGTGATCCCACTGGCCTTGGGAGACTACTATGGCGACTCTCGCGTCGTCGGCACCACTCCGGAATTTTTTGAAAAGCTGCGGCATGGTCCCGACGTCGACCAGCCGTTTGTGTTTCGAGAAGGACGCGCCTTCGAAACGTATACACCCGAAAACCAATATTTCGAATGTGTGCTTGGTTCACGTGTCGCTGCTCAATCGGGGCTTCAGGTCGGTGACACCATGAACCCGACTCATGGTGATCCCGAGGGCAAGGGGCACGGTCAGGGATTCCAGGTCGTCGGTGTGCTCGCGCCCACGGGTACCCCCAACGATCGAGCGGTATTCGTGAACCTCGAGGGGTTCTACTTGCTCGAAGGCCACGCTCGACCGCTCGAAGAGGATGCCATTATCGAGCCACCCCAGCGAGATCCTGACGACGAACGTCCTCCGCTATTGATGATCCCCGAACGGGAAGTGACATCCATTCTCGTTCGCAATGGTAACCTGATGTTTGCCCCGGGGATGCAGAACCGGATTAATGAGACGAAGCGGGCGCAAGCGGCCGCACCGATCGGCGAGATCAACAAACTGATGTCGGCAATCGTCGGCCCACTTCTGTCTGCGCTACTCGTGATCACCCTGATCACCTGTGTCGTTGCCGCGTTTGGTGTGCTGGTGGCGATTTATAATTCAATGAATGATCGGCGACGAGATATTGCGGTGATGCGGGCTCTCGGAGCGCGGCGGGGGAGTGTCACTTGGATCATCTTGTTCGAAAGCCTCATCATTGCAGTCGTGGGCGGTGCGGCGGGCTGGTTCCTTGCCCATGTCGCGATTCTTGCGGCCGGGGGCTTCATCGAGCAACGCACCGGGGTTCAGGTTAGTCTGTTCTCCGTGACGGAGTATGAGTGGCTGGTGCTTCCGTTTGTCATCTTGCTGAGCTTACTCGCTGGCATCGTTCCCGCCATGGCCGCTTACCGAACGGACGTCGGATCGAATCTTTCGGCGTGATCAGAGCGAGAAAACCTCATAGCTTCTGCATTCCCTCCAGACCGGCTATATTGTCAGGGTCGGCTGGAGATGCGAGTGCATTGAGTCGGCGGGAATGGATTTCTCCCGAAACACAAAGCTGCCCGACGGATGATGCAGTGTACGTCGTCAAACGCCTTGCGGGTTACGGTCATTCATGGGTGTCGAGTCGGAGCTAAACGGTCGCAGTTTTCAGGACGCTATCTCGCGTCACGATATCGCCTCGATCACCCGCCAACTCATCGAGAGTCAGTTTGTATTGATTCATTTGGGGGATGAAGGTTCCGATTCTTCCGAACCGGAAGACGTCCTCGGCGCGCTCACTGCGAGTCGGGGCGAGCGAGATTATCTAGTAGCGTTTTCTAGCCAAAAGCACGCCAGTCGGTTTGTCGAACTCCGCAGCGATCTGTTTGAGAGCGAATCGGAAGTCGGTGGGTTTTGGGTCGATGGCCGCACCATGCTCGACTATCTCGATGACGAACTGGGCATTCTGCTCAATCCCGATGGCGACGGCCATCGCCAGCTCGAGA comes from Allorhodopirellula heiligendammensis and encodes:
- the floA gene encoding flotillin-like protein FloA (flotillin-like protein involved in membrane lipid rafts), with product MNPLLPTLDWNFTLGAGLGNFNTLVLIGALLVFVLILLVFFVFAKYFGLWIQSVLTKSNIGFSDLIAMSFRKVNSRAIVRAKIMATQAGLDDPELTGGALEAHYLAGGNVQQVIRALIAAKKAKTISLTFREATAIDLAGRDVLESVQTSVYPKVIDCPPRGSAKPSLDSVARDGIQLKVKARVTVRANLQQLIGGATEETIIARVGEGIVSAIGSAANHKAVLENPDVISKTVLAKKLDSQTAFEIVSIDIADIDVGANIGARLQADQAEADTAVARANAESKRAEAVAEEQEMQARIEQSRAQVVEAEAAVPHAMAEAFRSGKLMIMDYYRMQNVIADTEMRRSLSGQGSESASINAHQ
- a CDS encoding Gfo/Idh/MocA family protein, encoding MAKRPLNVGLIGGGGGAFIVQPHQRAIHFDGTRRVTVAALHPDAKIAQSEAAAWDYPIKGYDSYDEMIEQESAKPIGERIDYALIVTPNHVHFDPAIKCVRAGIPVFCEKPLTINLDEAKQLVAAVKEAQVPFAVSHTYLGHWTSRFSRFIVTSGLLGDVRWVDSYYLQGWLAERTEDSGNAQAEWRVDPKKSGASLCGGDIGTHALMQLRYVTGLNVDRVQAHLETYVKGRMLDDHFTSYVELSNGGKGIVRASQIAIGHKNDLGIEVNGTKGTLSWRQEFPEEVKIQLPGQPDRTYFRGAVSANDGFLGDLPEDLMAEPNVPAGHPEAFHDAFARLHRCFEADVRLYNDGKPFDCDGSKYANIDDGYTGMAFIEAAVKSSKDGNVWVQM
- the lipA gene encoding lipoyl synthase, whose amino-acid sequence is MAFRLPVVSEPEMPEGTSVSATGRLPRWLKRPIPKSNSNHLTDQLMDELGLETVCENAKCPNRMECYSQQTATFMILGNVCTRPCGFCAVNRGRPPQAPAEDEPARVAEAAARLGLKHVVITSVTRDDLPDGGADHFYRCVIAVRERTGATTEVLTPDFVQCKDALGRVIEARPDVFNHNMETVPRLYRRVRGPKSDYAWTLQMMREVKKYDATVKTKSGLMLGMGEERGELLDALADLREYGVDFLTLGQYLQPGEKYLPVVRYVPPEEFDEIAELAKEMGFLKVASGPFVRSSYHARDMAETA
- the smpB gene encoding SsrA-binding protein SmpB; the encoded protein is MPAMSKSKTKSHKTSLTAAGRKDADTKSKKKAGGKAAGKQAAPSTTPVAENRKAKFRYEILDSIECGMMLKGSEVKSMRDGKLSLDEAHIRVTNGELWLVGADLAQYTNAGLWNHDPRRARKLLVHQREFNKFSGRAFERGLTLIPLRVYFNDRGIAKCVMGLVKGKKTQDKRETLKKRDTEMGLKRAMRRR
- a CDS encoding ABC transporter ATP-binding protein, yielding MLSIVDLIKKFQQPGGGELTVLDVPKFEMTRGEQVALIGESGGGKTTLLHLIAGMLTATSGSIRVDNLELTKLSEQGRDRFRAATIGYVFQTFNLLPAFSAIENVKLGMTFGHGGVDGARALDLLERVGLADRAHYRPKQLSVGQQQRVAIARALAGQPKLLLADEPTANVDPASADAVLDLIIESCRQDSIALLMVTHSMDVADRFSRVDRLEDINRIAALHQHPAS
- a CDS encoding ABC transporter permease, which translates into the protein MNLLFIAWRNFRYRALSSFLTTLSLMLGVGLVVMVMAIYGIISEAFVRNASVGYNLVVGPPGSALQLTLNSVYYLSQPIENLPYTEYMEFFPQEQRAEMVREYGGDPALGERDGVYAGYVAGGYVIPLALGDYYGDSRVVGTTPEFFEKLRHGPDVDQPFVFREGRAFETYTPENQYFECVLGSRVAAQSGLQVGDTMNPTHGDPEGKGHGQGFQVVGVLAPTGTPNDRAVFVNLEGFYLLEGHARPLEEDAIIEPPQRDPDDERPPLLMIPEREVTSILVRNGNLMFAPGMQNRINETKRAQAAAPIGEINKLMSAIVGPLLSALLVITLITCVVAAFGVLVAIYNSMNDRRRDIAVMRALGARRGSVTWIILFESLIIAVVGGAAGWFLAHVAILAAGGFIEQRTGVQVSLFSVTEYEWLVLPFVILLSLLAGIVPAMAAYRTDVGSNLSA
- a CDS encoding SseB family protein — translated: MGVESELNGRSFQDAISRHDIASITRQLIESQFVLIHLGDEGSDSSEPEDVLGALTASRGERDYLVAFSSQKHASRFVELRSDLFESESEVGGFWVDGRTMLDYLDDELGILLNPDGDGHRQLETDLIREILDELNLQ